In the Trinickia acidisoli genome, CCCGAGGGCTGCGAGGGCTGCCCGGTCGAGCTCGATGCTTATCCGAAATTGCAGGTTTTTCGAAACGATCTCGGCGCGCTCGGCCGCTTTCTCGCGCTGTTCGATGTCGATTACATCTGCTACGGCGCCGATTTCATCAATTGCGCGATGCCCGACGCCTTACGGCGCGTATGGGCGAATGCGCATCACGTGAACTTCAGCCCGGTCGAATCGATGCGGGCGTCGAAGACACCGCAGGTGCTCGGCCAGTTCCGCGATGCGTTCGCGCGCAGCAGTGCCGCGATCGCGCAGACGATGCGCTGGGCGAAGTATGGCGAGCCGGGGCAGCGACATTCCGAGTACGATCTCGCGCGCAAGATCAACGATGCTTATGCCGCGCGCGGTGCGGTGGGGCTCTCGTTCACGACGATCGCCGCGCATGGCGCCAACAGCGCGTTGGCGCACTACGCGGCGGCGAGCCGCGACATCGCGTTGGAGGACGGCGAACTCGTGCTGCTCGACAGCGGCGCCTATTACGAGGGCGGCTTCGCGACCGACTGCACGCGCGTCGTATTGCGCAAGACCGACGCCGCGACGCACGCGCAATCGTGGCAGCGCGAGATCTATACGACCGCGCTCAAGGCATGCATCAAGGGGCTCGTTACGCGTTTTCCGGCGGATTTCACGGGGCAAGAAGTCGACGAGGTGGTGCGCGAGGTCTGCCGCGCGCGCGGCTACGACTTCAATCACGGCACCGGGCACGGCGTCGGCATCCACGTGCATGAAGGCGGCGTGCGGTTCGCGCCGGGCTCGCACTACGCGCTCGTGCCCAATGCCGTGATCTCGGTCGAACCGGGCATCTACGTGGCCGACAAGGGCGGCGTGCGGATCGAGAACATCGTCGTGATCCATCCGGACGAGAACGAGCGCGGAACGGTTGAATTCGAGAATCTCGTGACGGTCGGATACGACTGGGATTTGATCGACCTCGAGATGCTCGATGAAGCAGAGCGGTCCTACTTGCGCGATTACGAGCGGCTTTGCGCCGAACTCGGCAACAGCGTGACCGCCTGCCCGCTTCTGTAGTGTTTGCGATGGCCGCTAGGGCGACGTGAGCTGTCGCGGTAGCGGCGCTACCGGCCGTGATTATGCGGCGTCGTCGAGCGACGACAAGAAGCGGCGCGTGTGCATCGCAATTTCATCGCAGGCCTCGTCGAGTGCGAAGTGGCCCGCCTCGAGTAAATGCACCTGTGCATCGCGTACGTCGCGCCGATACGCATGCGCGCCCTCGACCATGAACGACGGGTCGTGCTTTCCCCATACCACGAGCATCGGCGGCTGATAGTCGCGCATGTATTGCTGCCATTGCGGATAGCGTTCGACGTTCGTTCGATAGTCGTAAAAGAGCTCCGTTTGAATGTCGATCTGCCCGGGGCTCGAGAGGAACGCGAACTCATCGTGCCACGCGTCCGGATCGTATCGCTCGGGATTCGGCGTATGGCCGATATGCCGCAGTCGAGTCGCATCGAACGAGAGCAGGTTCGCGCGCAATGCGGCTTCGTGCCGCGATCGATCTGCCCAAAATGCCTTGCGCGTTTCCCACAGCGGCCCGAGCCCCGCGTCATGCGCCACTGCGTTTTGCACGACGATCCCGCGAATGCGCTCCGGTTGGCTTTGCGCCATGCGAAAGCCGACGGGGCCGCCGTAATCCTGCACGAACAGCGCGAAGCGATTGATCTTCAGCGTATCGACGAAGCGCGTCATGATTTGCGCGAGATGATCGAATGTGTAGACGAATTCGCTGGGCGGCAACGCCGAGCTGTGACCGAAGCCCGGGTAATCGGGCGCGATGAGGCGGAAGCGATCGGCAAGCGGCGGCAGCAGCGTTTCATACATCCGGGACGACGAAGGAAAACCGTGCAGGAGCAGCAGAACGGGGGCGTCTTGCGGGCCGGCTTCCCGGTAGAAGATGTTCAGTCCGTCGACGTTGACAGTTTGATATCGGATGTTCGAGCGAGTCCAATTCGAGGTATTCATTTCGTTCTCCTAAGTGTGTAGGTATGGATCAGGACGGCGCTCGATCGCGATGCATCTGATGAATCACCGCGGCGGCAACGAACGCGATCAGCGTGACGGTAGTTACGCCTAGCCATCCGATCGAAGCAAGCACCGGACCGGCCAGCGCGGCACCGACCGCACTACCGACAAAGAATAGGCCAGTAAACAAGCCGTTCACTCGACCGCGCGTTTCGGGCGCAAGCAGATTGATCGCGCGACGGCCCAACGCTTGATCGGCGATGACGCCGGCATCGAGCAGGAAGGCCGATGCCGCGGCGAGCGCAAGCGCGAGCGTGTGCGGCAGCGGCGCCGTCAATGCCCATGCGGCCGCGATCACGGCGACGATCGCCACGACGTGTGCCGTTTGCTTCGCTTGCCGTGCATAGCCGCGATCGGCTGCGCGTCCGGCGATCGGTGCGGCTACGGCGCCGCCGGCGCCGGCGAGCGCAAACGTCGCGATTTGCGCCGCGCTGCAATGAAACGGTGCACGCGACAACACGACCGCAACGCTCGTCCAGAACGTGTTGAAGCCGATCATTAGGAGTCCTTGATAAAGCGCATGTCGACGCAACACGTCGATCGAGGCGACGAGGCGCGCGAGCGAGGCGATCAACGAGCGATAGGAGGGCTTGGCATCAGGCACGAGCGCGGGCAGCCGCGGCACGGCGAACGCGGCGACGATCGCCAGCAGCGCAGCGTCCGCGATGAAGAAGCCGCGCCATCCGAATGCATGTGTTGCAATGCTCGCGAGCGGGCGCGAGAGCAGGATGCCCAGCATGAGCCCGCTCATGACGTTGCCGACGACGGCGCCGCGCGCCTGCGGCGGCGCCAGCGCGGCGGCAGCGGGGACGAGCATTTGGATCGCGCTGGCCGTGACGCCGATCGAGAATGACGCCGCGAGGAAGGCACTCGGCGTTGGTGAGCCGGCCGCAACGATCAAGAAAACGGCTTCCGCGGCGAGCGTGATGCCGATCAGCGGACGATTCGGCAATCGATCGACGAGCGGAACGAGCGCGACGAGGCCGACCGCATAACCGAGCATCGTGAGCGCGGTGATAAGCGTGGTCCACGCGCGCAGATGCAGCGACGCATCGAGCGCGCCGAGCATGACTTGCGAGGCGTAGAGCGGCAGCACGGCCACGCCGACGAGCGTGGCGAACAGCAGCGTGGGAACGCCGTCGCGGTTCGCGGTCGGCCGCGAGGCGAGTAACGTGCGTTGCGGGCAGGCATTCATGCAAGCACCTCTTTTCGATGAATTTGGAAATAAGAACGGCTCGATGCTACTCTCCCGTATGAAGTAAGTAATTGGCGGTCTGATGGATACATAATCCGTAAAATCGGGAGAATAAAGATGCAATCGTTGCGCGAGCTCGAAACCTTCGTGGCCATCGCCGAGGAGGGGAGCCTGACGGGCGCGGCGCGGCGGCTCGGCAGATCGCTGCAAGCGGTGAGCCGCGGCTTGCAGACGCTCGAAGGCGCGATGGGGGCGACGCTCGTCTTGCGCACGACGCGCACCTCGCAATTGAGCGCCGCCGGGGAGCGGTTCTATAGCCGCGTAAAGGCGATCCTTGCCGATCTCGAGATCGCGCAAACGGAATTGGCCGAAGATGCACAGCGATTGACGGGACGGTTGCGCGTGAACGCGCCGACGTTGTTCGGGCCGCGCTACGTCGTGCCGCTCATCGCCGAATTCTTGCAGCGTCACCCGGAGCTCACTGTCGCCGTTGCGCTCGCAGACGAGTTCAACGACCCGGCGACGAGCGGTGCCGACGTGACCGTGCGCATCGGCGAGACGCCCGATTCGCGTTTGGTGGCGCGCAAGCTGGCCGACGTCCGCCGGGTGACATTCGCGTCCGTCTCCTACCTCGCGGCGCACGGGCAGCCGCGCACGCCAGAGGATCTCGCATCGCATGCATGCGTCGTACGAACCGGCGTGGCAAACCCTTATCGCTGGAACTTCACGGCGCGTGCCGGCACGCCCGCCTCGGTCACGGTGGCCGGGCGCTTCGAAAGCGATCAGGTCGCGGCGGTCAACGCGGCCGTCATCGGCGGCCTCGGGGTCGGGCTCGCCGCGTTCTGGCAAATCCGCGACGCGCTCGAAGCCGATCGCGTGCGGATTGTGCTGCCCGAGTACGAACCGGCTCCGCTGCCGTTGTTTGCGCTATGGCTGCGCACGCACAAGATGCCGGCGCGTACGCG is a window encoding:
- a CDS encoding M24 family metallopeptidase; translation: MIDRLQYNFSDLPSYEPSVAATHARLDAFLERIEIDALIVTSQDEFISEYVPRRNSQRFALSGFDGSAGSGIFLGKAAAARIGVPCFVLFVDGRYHLQAEAQCDTAHVQLEKLELGVPIWSALVAWLSTHASALRSVGYDALRMSVAQRDRLFEDTQHNALRWTGFAAREVDRAIALPGWQVKRPIFELPESTTGLAVASNIAELNDRLRRHLGEADACMCWLTCAADDIGYLLNSRGYHMPNASSHLGYLFVVGDQAALYLPEGCEGCPVELDAYPKLQVFRNDLGALGRFLALFDVDYICYGADFINCAMPDALRRVWANAHHVNFSPVESMRASKTPQVLGQFRDAFARSSAAIAQTMRWAKYGEPGQRHSEYDLARKINDAYAARGAVGLSFTTIAAHGANSALAHYAAASRDIALEDGELVLLDSGAYYEGGFATDCTRVVLRKTDAATHAQSWQREIYTTALKACIKGLVTRFPADFTGQEVDEVVREVCRARGYDFNHGTGHGVGIHVHEGGVRFAPGSHYALVPNAVISVEPGIYVADKGGVRIENIVVIHPDENERGTVEFENLVTVGYDWDLIDLEMLDEAERSYLRDYERLCAELGNSVTACPLL
- a CDS encoding alpha/beta fold hydrolase; translation: MNTSNWTRSNIRYQTVNVDGLNIFYREAGPQDAPVLLLLHGFPSSSRMYETLLPPLADRFRLIAPDYPGFGHSSALPPSEFVYTFDHLAQIMTRFVDTLKINRFALFVQDYGGPVGFRMAQSQPERIRGIVVQNAVAHDAGLGPLWETRKAFWADRSRHEAALRANLLSFDATRLRHIGHTPNPERYDPDAWHDEFAFLSSPGQIDIQTELFYDYRTNVERYPQWQQYMRDYQPPMLVVWGKHDPSFMVEGAHAYRRDVRDAQVHLLEAGHFALDEACDEIAMHTRRFLSSLDDAA
- a CDS encoding MFS transporter produces the protein MNACPQRTLLASRPTANRDGVPTLLFATLVGVAVLPLYASQVMLGALDASLHLRAWTTLITALTMLGYAVGLVALVPLVDRLPNRPLIGITLAAEAVFLIVAAGSPTPSAFLAASFSIGVTASAIQMLVPAAAALAPPQARGAVVGNVMSGLMLGILLSRPLASIATHAFGWRGFFIADAALLAIVAAFAVPRLPALVPDAKPSYRSLIASLARLVASIDVLRRHALYQGLLMIGFNTFWTSVAVVLSRAPFHCSAAQIATFALAGAGGAVAAPIAGRAADRGYARQAKQTAHVVAIVAVIAAAWALTAPLPHTLALALAAASAFLLDAGVIADQALGRRAINLLAPETRGRVNGLFTGLFFVGSAVGAALAGPVLASIGWLGVTTVTLIAFVAAAVIHQMHRDRAPS
- a CDS encoding LysR family transcriptional regulator; the encoded protein is MQSLRELETFVAIAEEGSLTGAARRLGRSLQAVSRGLQTLEGAMGATLVLRTTRTSQLSAAGERFYSRVKAILADLEIAQTELAEDAQRLTGRLRVNAPTLFGPRYVVPLIAEFLQRHPELTVAVALADEFNDPATSGADVTVRIGETPDSRLVARKLADVRRVTFASVSYLAAHGQPRTPEDLASHACVVRTGVANPYRWNFTARAGTPASVTVAGRFESDQVAAVNAAVIGGLGVGLAAFWQIRDALEADRVRIVLPEYEPAPLPLFALWLRTHKMPARTRLLIDFLAARLAGEKL